One region of Pogona vitticeps strain Pit_001003342236 chromosome 1, PviZW2.1, whole genome shotgun sequence genomic DNA includes:
- the DNAJC27 gene encoding dnaJ homolog subfamily C member 27 isoform X2 — MEAKRKEPRKSLRIKVISMGNAESCIIKRYCEKRFVPKYLATIGIDYGVTKVQVRDREIKVNIFDMAGHPFFYEVRNEFYKDTQGVILVYDTGQKESFDALDSWLAEMKQELGPHGNMENIVFVVCANKIDAAKLRCVDESEGRLWAESRGFLYFETSAQTGEGINEMFQTFYSAIVDLCDNGGKRPVASMSISFTKEQADTIRRIRSSKDSWDMLGVKPGATRDEVNKAYRKLAVLLHPDKCMAPGSEDAFKAVVNARTALLKNIK; from the exons ATGGAGGCGAAACGGAAGGAGCCCCGCAAGTCGTTGAGGATCAAAGTCATCTCCATGGGCAACGCGGAG AGCTGCATTATAAAGCGATACTGTGAGAAGAGATTTGTGCCCAAGTACCTTGCCACAATAGGCATCGATTATGGGGTCACCAA aGTGCAGGTCCGGGACCGAGAAATCAAAGTGAACATCTTTGACATGGCTGGGCACCCCTTCTTCTATGAG GTGCGCAATGAGTTTTACAAAGATACCCAGGGTGTCATTCTAGTCTATGACACTGGACAGAAGGAATCGTTTGATGCTCTTGACTCATGGCTGGCCGAGATGAAGCAGGAGCTTGGACCTCATGGAAACATGGAGAACATCGTCTTTGTGGTTTGTGCCAACAAG ATTGACGCTGCCAAGCTTCGCTGTGTGGATGAAAGTGAAGGGCGACTCTGGGCAGAAAGCCGGGGCTTCCTTTATTTTGAGACCTCAGCGCAGACGGGAGAAGGAATTAATGAAATGTTCCAG ACGTTCTACTCGGCCATCGTCGATTTGTGCGACAATGGTGGGAAGCGCCCCGTGGCCAGCATGAGCATCAGCTTCACCAAGGAGCAGGCGGACACCATTCGGAGAATCCGCAGCAGCAAAGACAGCTGGGACATGCTGGGTGTCAAACCAGGGGCCACAAG GGACGAGGTGAACAAGGCCTATCGGAAGTTGGCGGTGCTGCTCCATCCAGACAAGTGCATGGCTCCTGGCAGTGAGGACGCTTTCAAAGCTGTGGTTAATGCACGGACGGCCTTGCTGAAAAACATCAAGTAA
- the DNAJC27 gene encoding dnaJ homolog subfamily C member 27 isoform X1: protein MEAKRKEPRKSLRIKVISMGNAEVGKSCIIKRYCEKRFVPKYLATIGIDYGVTKVQVRDREIKVNIFDMAGHPFFYEVRNEFYKDTQGVILVYDTGQKESFDALDSWLAEMKQELGPHGNMENIVFVVCANKIDAAKLRCVDESEGRLWAESRGFLYFETSAQTGEGINEMFQTFYSAIVDLCDNGGKRPVASMSISFTKEQADTIRRIRSSKDSWDMLGVKPGATRDEVNKAYRKLAVLLHPDKCMAPGSEDAFKAVVNARTALLKNIK, encoded by the exons ATGGAGGCGAAACGGAAGGAGCCCCGCAAGTCGTTGAGGATCAAAGTCATCTCCATGGGCAACGCGGAGGTGGGCAAG AGCTGCATTATAAAGCGATACTGTGAGAAGAGATTTGTGCCCAAGTACCTTGCCACAATAGGCATCGATTATGGGGTCACCAA aGTGCAGGTCCGGGACCGAGAAATCAAAGTGAACATCTTTGACATGGCTGGGCACCCCTTCTTCTATGAG GTGCGCAATGAGTTTTACAAAGATACCCAGGGTGTCATTCTAGTCTATGACACTGGACAGAAGGAATCGTTTGATGCTCTTGACTCATGGCTGGCCGAGATGAAGCAGGAGCTTGGACCTCATGGAAACATGGAGAACATCGTCTTTGTGGTTTGTGCCAACAAG ATTGACGCTGCCAAGCTTCGCTGTGTGGATGAAAGTGAAGGGCGACTCTGGGCAGAAAGCCGGGGCTTCCTTTATTTTGAGACCTCAGCGCAGACGGGAGAAGGAATTAATGAAATGTTCCAG ACGTTCTACTCGGCCATCGTCGATTTGTGCGACAATGGTGGGAAGCGCCCCGTGGCCAGCATGAGCATCAGCTTCACCAAGGAGCAGGCGGACACCATTCGGAGAATCCGCAGCAGCAAAGACAGCTGGGACATGCTGGGTGTCAAACCAGGGGCCACAAG GGACGAGGTGAACAAGGCCTATCGGAAGTTGGCGGTGCTGCTCCATCCAGACAAGTGCATGGCTCCTGGCAGTGAGGACGCTTTCAAAGCTGTGGTTAATGCACGGACGGCCTTGCTGAAAAACATCAAGTAA